The following are encoded in a window of Podospora pseudoanserina strain CBS 124.78 chromosome 6, whole genome shotgun sequence genomic DNA:
- a CDS encoding hypothetical protein (EggNog:ENOG503PXM9): MHIANFRVALLCGVTLANQDCTTTPQTPSYWSINDLVLKVYDWDKGGSMGTFGFTSFSSATNKTVECLAQDVDLANLGEDGSWSKCSDPGVEFRFDFEEMSLSLKETWTCEGSPGVTFNANATGLMMLHGCLDSDTDKGVESDCYVMEFDMAGDVTSSAVI, encoded by the exons ATGCACATCGCTAATTTCCGCGTGGCTCTCCTCTGCGGAGTCACCCTCGCAAATCAAGACtgcaccacaaccccccaaaccccttctTACTGGAGCATCAATGACCTGGTATTAAAGGTCTACGACTGGGACAAGGGTGGTTCGATGGGAACATTTGGGTTTACATCATTTTCCTCAGCAACAAACAAGACGGTGGAGTGTCTGGCTCAGGACGTTGATCTAGCAAacttgggggaggatgggtcgTGGTCAAAGTGCAGTGATCCTGGGGTAGAGTTTCGGTTTGATTTTGAGGAGATGAGCTTGAGTTTGAAGGAAACGTGGACGTGTGAAGGGTCTCCGGG AGTTACCTTCAATGCCAACGCGACAGGACTTATGATGTTGCATGGTTGTCTGGATAGTGATACAGATAAGGGTGTTGAGTCTGACTGTTATGTCATGGAGTTTGACATGGCGGGTGATGTTACCTCTTCAGCAGTGATATAG
- a CDS encoding hypothetical protein (COG:I; EggNog:ENOG503P2CV) yields MQLPKVLTAIFYFFLKVQAVLLPVPHTPYLAKWTTSELINHGFPDPFNTSHTRRIMISRYTPVQKRDCLETCRLPYMPEFIASVEDEIFQADMGDTPWPRGVLASLEVEMCCKERRRDHHDKPRPLLLLGPGLNTTRYWYSAMGQSLAGMGFEVVVMDHPYETDVVQYPDGTVIYGGRVPADAEAVEELRFALEVRAKDATLVLDWLKVPKSAKVGFVGSSFGGPAAAVAMRRDGRIAAGVNLDGGMFGAGVAEGGAVRPFLIFGADGHNTTTDETWGRFWDATAERRPGLWMKELSVVNATHRTFLDFSLVGEVSEELRRVGFGGVVSGVWAMGMMTEYLTDFFRFALMGEGEGLLAGESGRFPEVKFLRPQGTQPL; encoded by the coding sequence ATGCAGCTCCCCAAAGTCCTAACAGCAATCTTCTACTTCTTCCTCAAAGTCCAGGCCGTCCTCCTTCCCGTCCCTCACACGCCCTACCTCGCCAAATGGACAACCTCAGAACTCATCAATCATGGGTTCCCAGACCCATTCAACACATCCCACACCCGCCGAATCATGATCTCGCGCTACACCCCAGTTCAAAAACGAGACTGTCTTGAAACCTGCCGGCTTCCTTACATGCCTGAATTCATCGCCTCGGTAGAGGATGAGATCTTCCAGGCCGATATGGGCGACACACCCTGGCCACGAGGCGTGCTTGCTTCGCTAGAGGTGGAGATGTGCTGCAAGGAGAGACGACGTGACCATCACGACAAACCACGcccgcttcttctcctcggtcCCGGCCTCAACACAACACGGTATTGGTACTCGGCCATGGGACAGAGTCTCGCTGGGATGGGCTTTGAAGTCGTGGTAATGGACCACCCTTACGAGACGGACGTGGTGCAATACCCTGATGGCACCGTCATTTACGGGGGACGGGTTCCTGCGGATGCAGAGgctgtggaggagttgaggtttGCGTTGGAGGTTAGGGCGAAGGATGCGACTCTTGTTCTTGACTGGCTCAAGGTTCCTAAATCAGCCAAGGTTGGCTTTGTGGGGAGTTCGTTTGGTGgaccggctgctgctgtggcgaTGAGGCGGGATGGGAGGATTGCTGCGGGGGTTAATCTTGATGGGGGTATGTTTGGTGCTGGGGTTGCTGAGGGTGGGGCGGTGAGACCGTTTTTGATTTTCGGGGCAGATGGGCATAATACTACAACTGATGAGACTTGGGGACGGTTTTGGGATGCTACTGCGGAGAGGAGGCCTGGGTTGTGGATGAAGGAGTTGAGTGTGGTTAATGCGACGCATAGGACGTTTTTGGACTTTtcgttggttggggaggttagCGAGGAGTTAAGGAGGGTTGGGTTCGGAGGTGTGGTTAGTGGGGTTTGGgcgatggggatgatgacggaGTATTTGACGGATTTTTTTCGGTTTGcgttgatgggggagggtgaggggttgCTTGCTGGGGAGAGTGGGAGGTTTCCTGAGGTGAAGTTTTTGAGACCGCAGGGGACACAACCACTGTAA
- a CDS encoding hypothetical protein (EggNog:ENOG503PZ37), which produces MDTYRHPPGDLPRYLYRVQYRGNTGLYNKTSGLKARDTTTQFARIRATQLFKDAVADHFDWSSRRPTPFITFFSVEQHAVRWALCLERWGRSEPGEDDWFILTIDTSTLTDVHFFKLSTLVDRFGLGSKIDSKVQESHKRGAYICLHGIPARAIDPGKTKWKFDVIGRSPETEEEEESGGFSGLLQRILGLSLAN; this is translated from the exons ATGGACACATATCGACACCCACCCGGCGACCTCCCGCGTTATCTTTACCGGGTGCAATACCGAGGAAATACAGGACTGTACAACAAGACCAGTGGACTCAAAGCCCGGGACACAACCACGCAATTCGCGAGAATTAGAGCTACTCAACTCTTCAAAGACGCCGTTGCGGATCACTTCGACTGGAGTAGCAGGCGCCCGACACCTTTCATAACGTTCTTTTCGGTCGAGCAGCACGCCGTAAGATGGGCACTCTGTTTGGAAAGATGGGGCAGAAGCGAGCCAGGTGAAGACGACTGGTTTATTCTCACCATCGACACGTCAACGCTCACCGATGTCCACTTTTTCAAGCTTAGCACGCTTGTCGATCGGTTTGGTCTTGGAAGCAAGATCGATTCAAAAGTGCAAGAATCTCACAAGCGAGGGGCGTACATTTGTTTGCATGGGATCCCGGCTCGTGCGATTGATCCAGGAAAGACCAAGTGGAAGTTTGATGTTATTGGGC GATCTCCGGAaacggaagaggaggaagagtctGGGGGGTTTTCGGGTCTTTTGCAGCGCATTCTGGGGCTCTCTTTGGCGAATTGA
- a CDS encoding hypothetical protein (EggNog:ENOG503PAN3; COG:S) encodes MAKVDAYMSQKIAAGKNNGCTLENAGVRREWGDMTIEQRSDFINATLCLMKAPSKAPKSQFPGARTRYDDFMAYHLTNAGSLHDTIGLFPAHKYFLLAYETALRNECGYKGYHPYMNYDRYTKDPKNSALFNGNATSMGGNGLPDPKYTGLRTGTGTIKPGGGGGCVVDGPFTEYTANIGPGAPVMNNVPRNPISNGTGYNPRCMRRDISVDAALGATADRAYNLLTKSKDINTFYNTLLTPPRNVSDPYNFGIHTAGHYISGGDPGGDPMVSPGDPIFYFHHASLDRLWWIWQMMDPEKRVNAQVTLGGRDAATRKLDLKWLAPDVIPVIEAHDGLGGFGGLFCHVYV; translated from the exons ATGGCCAAGGTTGATGCGTACATGAGCCAGAAGATCGCCGCGGGCAAGAACAACGGCTGCACACTGGAGAACGCGGGAGTACGGAGAGAGTG GGGCGACATGACCATCGAACAACGATCCGACTTCATCAACGCCACGCTCTGCCTGATGAAGGCGCCATCCAAGGCGCCCAAGAGCCAGTTCCCAGGAGCTCGGACCCGGTACGACGATTTCATGGCCTATCACCTGACGAATGCCGGTTCTCTGCACGACACGATTGGCTTGTTCCCTGCCCACAAGTATTTCTTGCTTGCGTATGAGACGGCTCTTCGTAACGAGTGTGGCTATAAGGGATATCACCCG TACATGAACTACGACCGCTACACCAAAGATCCAAAGAATTCAGCCCTCTTCAACGGCAACGCGACAAGTATGGGTGGCAACGGCTTGCCGGACCCCAAGTACACCGGCCTTCGCACCGGTACCGGAACGATCAAAccgggcggcggaggtggatgCGTTGTTGACGGCCCCTTCACAGA GTACACAGCCAACATCGGTCCCGGCGCCCCCGTCATGAACAACGTGCCCAGAAACCCAATCTCCAACGGCACCGGGTACAACCCTCGCTGCATGCGCCGCGACATCAGCGTCGACGCGGCCCTCGGCGCCACGGCAGACCGCGCgtacaacctcctcaccaagtCCAAGGACATCAACACCTTCTACAACACCTTGCTCACACCACCCCGGAACGTGAGCGATCCGTACAACTTTGGGATCCACACAGCTGGTCATTACATATCGGGGGGGGACCCCGGTGGCGATCCGATGGTTTCGCCTGGGGACCCAATCTTTTACTTTCATCACGCGTCGCTGGATAGGTTGTGGTGGATTTGGCAGATGATGGATCCGGAGAAGAGGGTTAATGCGCAGGTGACgcttggtgggagggatgcTGCGACGAGGAAGCTTGATTTGAAGTGGCTTGCGCCTGATGTGATTCCTGTTATTGAGGCGCatgatgggcttggggggtttggggggttgttttgtcATGTATATGTATAA
- a CDS encoding hypothetical protein (EggNog:ENOG503P96W), giving the protein MQFTNNLLALLTLLPLTLAAPESQLEAKFESGVSILGTAVVTTYSGDACNGSNEQVTVTNGGYRCFAVSNKRSIGYSGSGCTVTTWSGNNCRGSSFVATRAGCYSVLYGSVSIQC; this is encoded by the exons atgcagttcaccaacaacctcctcgccctcctcaccctcctccctcttaccctcgccgcccccgAGAGTCAGCTCGAGGCCAAGTTCGAGTCCGGCGTCAGCATCCTCGGCACCGCCGTCGTGACCACCTACTCCGGCGACGCCTgcaacggcagcaacgaGCAGgtcaccgtcaccaacgGCGGCTACCGCTGCTTTGCCGTTTCCAACAAGCGGTCTATTGGCTATAGCGGCTCTGG CTGCACCGTCACGACCTGGAGCGGCAACAACTGCCGTGGCTCCAGCTTCGTCGCCACCCGCGCGGGCTGCTACAGTGTCTTGTATGGCTCTGTTTCTATCCAGTGCTAA
- a CDS encoding hypothetical protein (EggNog:ENOG503PCKU; COG:S): MGCFPRLLKLRLRLKRKTTTPGLQLSGSPKAWEQCPHCKELFGDVYDEQVQLSTVLESAAQCSRCWALGQILNYVTDLRSASTVLVGSIWHDNTLEIGVIRPGDTFETAPGYKIYEIGDRYKGERPLLDPIVGLPIAHKATHVNFRPIRTTPDHRFALAKEWLSECVTSHEACNEHDAEYLLPRRLLDISDVEHIRLVNTQHQELHPRTGYVALSYCWGKQGNLCTNTANLKQHAAGIPMLSLPSTIRDAVIACKHLCQRYLWVDALCIIQDDPRDKMAQIPQMADIYSGALLVLSAAGSSGSLEGCPLGPPEMQPSPPKIIGLNFSRYADNDNESSDYRETIVVEQMEHERCRSLPGHWAHETFDQDPTDALNVVEERGWTFQERFLANRSLYIGKGEMSWTCATEVQCECRNPSPHIKTEAGDRVFTRRYGINHMSVNKLFSEVELSKTYSYLWSDIVATYSGRLLTQFGDRVAALEGIAVALQRRWPNIYKRDEYFFGCWLSLLPDLLLWHVSGEPVSGQIYPDLFPSWAWPSCGRPVSFISWVWYGVDPKLWVELLDFEVKEPPPAAVFGQGGGTVTLRGPLIPVKREVVTYDENEEEVVYVPIDTQLSFMAGGASLDHVDGDPDAERVSHLALVGSYPFKLQEKNKQLSCAMLCLVPITGRQGNVFRRVGMVLLPRTKQAFLGAEFQRLLTPHVTNYKLT; the protein is encoded by the exons ATGGGATGTTTTCCACGGTTATTGAAGCTGCGGCTTCGTCTGAAGCGAAAAACAACGACACCCGGTCTGCAGTTAAGCGGCAGCCCAAAAGCCTGGGAGCAGTGCCCACATTGCAAAGAACTATTTGGCGATGTCTACGATGAGCAGGTCCAACTATCGACGGTTTTGGAATCCGCTGCCCAATGTTCGCGGTGCTGGGCCTTGGGACAAATTCTGAATTATGTCACAGATCTCAGGAGTGCCAGCACTGTCCTGGTAGGAAGTATCTGGCATGACAACACGCTCGAAATTGGGGTCATCAGGCCAGGAGACACCTTTGAGACAGCACCGGGATATAAGATTTATGAAATCGGTG ACAGGTACAAGGGTGAACGACCCTTGTTGGACCCTATAGTAGGCCTGCCGATAGCACATAAAGCTACCCATGTCAATTTCCGCCCCATCAGGACAACTCCCGATCATCGTTTTGCCCTCGCCAAAGAATGGCTTTCAGAATGTGTCACATCACACGAGGCTTGTAATGAACACGATGCAGAGTATCTATTGCCGAGGCGACTGTTGGATATTTCAGACGTCGAACACATCCGCTTAGTAAATACGCAGCATCAAGAACTTCATCCACGGACGGGGTATGTCGCCCTCAGCTACTGCTGGGGCAAACAAGGGAACCTTTGCACCAACACTGCCAACCTCAAACAACATGCAGCCGGAATCCCGATGCTGTCACTTCCTTCCACCATCAGAGACGCAGTCATTGCCTGTAAACACCTCTGCCAGCGTTATCTATGGGTCGACGCCCTTTGCATCATCCAAGATGATCCACGCGACAAAATGGCACAGATTCCTCAGATGGCCGACATTTACTCCGGCGCACTTCTTGTTTTGTCTGCTGCTGGCTCTTCAGGCTCGCTTGAGGGCTGCCCGCTTGGGCCACCCGAGATGcagccctctccaccaaagATAATAGGGTTGAACTTTTCCCGGTATGCCGATAACGACAACGAATCATCTGATTACAGAGAAACGATTGTCGTGGAGCAAATGGAGCACGAGCGGTGCCGATCTCTACCGGGACACTGGGCACACGAAACCTTTGATCAAGATCCCACAGACGCCCTCAACGTTGTTGAGGAACGTGGATGGACATTTCAGGAACGATTCTTAGCCAACAGATCGCTGTATATTGGAAAAGGAGAAATGTCATGGACGTGTGCCACCGAGGTGCAATGCGAATGCAGGAATCCCAGTCCACACATCAAGACAGAGGCAGGGGACCGTGTGTTTACTCGGAGATACGGCATCAATCACATGTCGGTAAACAAGCTGTTCTCCGAGGTTGAACTCAGCAAAACGTACTCGTACCTGTGGTCTGATATAGTTGCAACCTACTCGGGCCGGCTACTCACGCAGTTCGGCGATAGAGTCGCGGCCTTGGAGGGTATTGCTGTGGCTTTGCAACGGAGGTGGCCGAACATTTACAAAAGGGACGAATATTTCTTTGGGTGCTGGTTATCGCTTTTACCGGACCTGCTCTTGTGGCATGTCTCTGGAGAACCTGTCTCGGGACAGATATATCCGGATCTGTTTCCCTCATGGGCGTGGCCCTCCTGTGGAAGACCTGTCAGTTTCATCAGTTGGGTATGGTACGGGGTCGATCCGAAATTATGGGTTGAGCTGCTCGATTTCGAAGTCAAAGAGCCTCCGCCAGCGGCGGTGTttgggcaaggaggaggaacagtGACGTTGAGGGGACCTTTAATTCCCGTGAAGCGAGAGGTTGTCACATATGACGAaaatgaggaggaggtggtatATGTCCCGATCGACACACAGCTTTCTTTCATGGCGGGAGGTGCGTCTCTGGATCATGTTGACGGGGACCCAGATGCGGAAAGGGTGAGCCATCTTGCGCTTGTAGGAAGCTACCCCTTCAAGTTACAggagaagaacaagcagtTGTCCTGCGCAATGCTATGTCTTGTGCCCATCACAGGCAGGCAGGGAAATGTCTTTCGCCGAGTGGGTATGGTTCTGTTGCCAAGGACAAAGCAAGCTTTCTTGGGGGCTGAGTTTCAACGACTGTTGACTCCTCATGTCACCAACTACAAGCTCACCTGA
- a CDS encoding hypothetical protein (EggNog:ENOG503P7T4; COG:S): protein MTPPPPITSLSFTSWNDDKPATIILLHGGFTCRLEFALILPHLSDFHLLVPDLPLHSASRHIKPGTTDHSAQHVAQLIRSHAHGGKAHVVGVSMGGYIAQCLALDQPDLVLSLFVTGAAPASGARLFMAQWPGLTYYTMKMMVGWVPSWLYQWQASLLGLKLDIELIEEMKGNITWEVVHDMFPWILEFGLDDVRRLEVRTLHVAGAKGDDVGMMVRTAETLRSRRTDQGGGWPEDRSGGFVLREGVHGWDVQFPELFGGGVKAWVEGEKLPGEFERL from the coding sequence ATgaccccacctccccccataACGTCGCTATCCTTCACGTCGTGGAACGACGACAAGCCCGCCacaatcatcctcctccacggcggTTTCACCTGCCGTCTTGAATttgccctcatcctcccccacctctcggacttccacctcctcgtccctGACCTACCACTCCATTCCGCCTCCCGCCACATCAAACCAGGCACTACCGACCACTCCGCCCAGCACGTCGCGCAACTCATCCGCTCACACGCCCACGGCGGCAAGGCCCATGTTGTCGGTGTTTCAATGGGCGGGTACATAGCCCAATGCCTTGCCTTGGACCAACCCGACCTAGTCCTCTCTCTTTTTGTGACAGGTGCTGCTCCCGCGAGCGGAGCACGGTTATTCATGGCGCAGTGGCCGGGATTGACTTACTACACTATGAAGATGATGGTAGGGTGGGTACCGAGTTGGTTGTATCAATGGCAGGCTTCGTTGCTTGGGTTGAAGCTGGATATTGAGTTGATAgaggagatgaagggaaATATCacttgggaggtggtgcacGATATGTTTCCTTGGATATTGGAGTTTGGTTTGGATGatgtgaggaggttggaagtGAGGACTTTGCATGTTGCGGGAGCTAAaggggatgatgttggtATGATGGTTAGGACGGCGGAGACgttgaggagcaggagaacgGACcaaggggggggttggccTGAGGATAGGTCGGGAGGGTTtgtgttgagggagggggtgcatGGGTGGGATGTGCAATTTCCGGagttgtttgggggaggggtgaaggcttgggttgagggggagaagttACCTGGGGAGTTTGAGAGGCTTTAG
- a CDS encoding hypothetical protein (EggNog:ENOG503P6XS; COG:S), translating to MHGPHKSIGIPCCLRNDLFSLSIPCIFIMERTGTLASLAIMATGFQRALASEWTGWTGTELQAYATSYLPYGCNPEVLTGTTSCGETYVPRPFKVKHTNIPTGVTPAFSIPITNIDWDIVMSTIILPADAIPRSELEGWYKLPSPSTQSQFTTDLWIVDHILTAPASCPTPFEFTTSTSLQPWAGWFPSEFLTEYMLPKATVLPVQTHSTKGYNPSLVREIHVKPTDLPPTRHGGPHARTYYDSVVSSLNTTYVQECHRPGGPRPLTQEERCPYTYAGKCSKVEPWKVIIATVIPSVFLLGFVENFFWFGRLMMGRTALRLGTVCWILIFIFTIGFTIVEDARKPEDQSDLREQWKAMPLKMKIKLWFQFGFRQRYPVDWLGERKPRRHGEKIEMERRGDTGGGNGGAGTGGRRVEDDTPLPVYPGPPSSVVGGTTAASSGPVLGNPNAVLASMGSGTVVISSMQTSVQTQSPVSPQRPDPNTGTAGDGFRAV from the coding sequence ATGCATGGGCCTCATAAAAGCATCGGGATCCCTTGCTGTCTTCGTAATgatctcttctctctctccattcCTTGCATCTTTATCATGGAACGAACGGGCACACTGGCCTCACTGGCCATCATGGCCACTGGGTTTCAGCGAGCGCTGGCCAGCGAGTGGACTGGGTGGACTGGCACAGAGTTACAGGCCTATGCAACATCGTACTTGCCGTACGGCTGCAATCCGGAGGTTTTAACTGGGACAACATCATGCGGCGAGACCTACGTTCCACGCCCCTTTAAAGTGAAACATACCAACATCCCCACCGGTGTCACACCGGCGTTCTCAATACCAATAACCAATATCGATTGGGACATTGTGATGTCCACCATCATTCTACCCGCTGACGCCATCCCCCGGTCAGAGCTAGAAGGCTGGTACAAgttgccatcgccatcaactCAGTCCCAATTCACGACCGACCTTTGGATCGTTGACCACATCCTCACCGCCCCAGCCAGCTGCCCAACCCCGTTCGAGTTTACCACATCCACCAGCCTCCAACCCTGGGCCGGCTGGTTCCCGTCCGAATTCCTCACCGAGTACATGCTCCCCAAAGCCACCGTCCTCCCAGTCCAGACGCATTCGACAAAGGGATACAACCCATCACTAGTCAGGGAGATCCACGTCAAGCCGACTGATCTACCCCCAACCCGCCACGGTGGCCCTCATGCACGCACATACTATGACTCGGTTGtcagcagcctcaacacaACTTACGTCCAGGAGTGCCATCGCCCTGGCGGGCCGCGACCGCTGACTCAAGAGGAACGCTGCCCTTATACTTACGCCGGGAAGTGCAGCAAGGTCGAGCCGTGGAAGGTCATCATCGCGACTGTCATCCCGTCCGTCTTTCTTCTTGGATTTGTTGAAAACTTCTTTTGGTTCGGGCGGCTGATGATGGGCAGGACGGCCCTCCGGTTGGGAACGGTTTGCTGGATATTAATCTTCATTTTTACTATTGGGTTTACAATCGTAGAGGATGCAAGGAAGCCGGAGGACCAGTCCGATCTGAGGGAGCAGTGGAAGGCGATGCCGCTTAAAATGAAGATCAAATTATGGTTTCAGTTCGGATTCAGGCAACGGTACCCGGTGGATTGGCTGGGGGAAAGAAAGCCGAGGCGTCATGGGGAGAAAATCGAGATGGAAAGACGTGGAGATACTGGCGGCGGTaatggaggagctgggacAGGAGGTCGGCGGGTGGAGGACGATACGCCTCTGCCGGTTTATCCTggtcctccttcctcggtgGTTGGTGGGACTACGGCTGCTTCTTCCGGGCCGGTGTTGGGTAATCCAAACGCAGTGCTCGCATCAATGGGGTCTGGGACTGTTGTCATTAGTTCGATGCAGACTTCTGTCCAGACTCAGTCGCCCGTGTCCCCTCAGCGACCTGACCCGAATACAGGGACAGCTGGTGATGGGTTTCGAGCTGTTTGA